The Corynebacterium halotolerans YIM 70093 = DSM 44683 region GGCCGCGATCTCCGGTGTCGGGCGGCGGCGCCTGCAGCAGGCGTTCCGGGATTACGTCGGAATAGCACCGACGGCGTGGTTACTACGTGTTCGCCTGGACCACGCATATCGACTGCTCGCCGCATCCGACGGAGAGACACCGGTGCATGAGGTGGCCTACGCGTGCGGGTTCAACCATCTGAGCCGGTTCGCCAAAGAGTTTCGGACGCGGTTCGGATGCGTGCCGTCAGAGGTGACACGTCGCGCACGAGAAAATGCTTATGATTCCACGCCCATCCCTCCCGCGCCGTAACTCTAAAACAGTGCTGGGAGCTGGCACGCGCTTGGTGAAGGTGAGCATCCTGCAGGTCCTTGAAACAAGCTGGTTCCGATGCTTTGCTCCGGGTTGTCCTAGCGGCGTCGTTTTGCTGCGGGAATCACGGCAGAGTTCAGCTCGCCGGCTAGCATCCCGGGGCATGGACACCGGGCTCGAGCAATGGCAGCGCCACAACCTCGCCGTGCTGCGCGAGGCACTCGATGAGGCGCTGATCGTCCGCGTGATCCGCCGGTGCGGGGAACAGCGGCTCATCGACGTCGGGCAGGCCCGGGCACTGGACCATGAGGGCTACCGCGGCATCCTCACGCTGCGGGATTTGGCCGATCGCTCGCGTCGGGCGCTCGAACTCGCCGACATCACCGCCGTGGAGATCATCGGGGTCTACCTCAAGGACTATGAGCCCGGGCAACCGGCGGGGGAGGAGTGAGCACACTTTCGGGGGAGAACATCGCCGCAGATAAACCCCTCTGAATCGATCCGGAAACCCCGCCAAGCGTTTGACTTAACCCCTTGACCTGCGTTGACTCACTAGGGTGAAAATCTTCCAGGGCTCTCTCAGGCTGCGGGTAGTGGCCGCGGCGGCGCTCGGCGCCGCACTCGTGTTGACCGGATGCTCCGCCACCGGCGGGGCCCCGCGACCCACCGCGGGCGCGGAGGGCGGCGGGACCGTCGACACCCCGCGGCTGGTGGTCTCCATGGTCAGCCACGGCGCGCCGGGGGACACCTTCTGGGACCTGGTGCGCAAGGGTGCCGAGGACGCCGCGCAGAAGAACAACATCGAGCTGCGCTACTCCGCCGACCCGGAGGTGCCGAACCAGGCGAATCTGATCCAGTCGGCCATCGACTCGAACGTGGACGGCCTGGCCGTGACCATGCCCAACGCCGACGCCCTGGGGCCGGTCGCGCAGCGCGCGGTCGACGCCGACATCCCCGTCGTGGGGCTCAACGCCGGCATGGAGCGCTACCAGGACTTCGGCCTGAGCGGCTTCTTCGGTCAGGAGGAGCGGGTCGCCGGCACCCGGGCGGGGGAGCGGCTGGCTGCCGACGGCGCGGCACACGTGCTGTGCGTGATCCACGAGCAGGGCAACTCCTCCCAGGAGGACCGCTGCGCCGGGGTCGCGGACGGAATGGGTGGCACCGGCGAGGTGGAGACCATCTACGTCAACGGCATGGACCTGACCTCCGTGCAGTCGACCCTGCAGGCCAAGCTTTCCCAGGACCCCTCCATCGACTGGGTGATGGGCCTGGTGACCCCGGTGGCCTTGACCGCCGTGGATTCCGTGAACGGCGCCGGTTCGCAGGCACAGATCGCCACCTTCGACACCAACGCGCAGCTGGTGGACGCCGTCCGCAACGGTGACATCCAGTGGGCGATCGACCAGCAGCCCTACCTGCAGGGCTACCTGGCCATTGATGCCATCTGGCTGGCCCACCGCAACGGCAGCACCGTCGGTGGCGGGCGTCCCGTCTACACCGGCCCGAGCTTCGTCGACGCCTCGAATATCGACACCATCGCCGAGGCCGCGAAGGAGGGCCTGCGATGACCGCGACGACCGAGACCACCGGGACGACCGCAGCGAAGGCGACGAGGAAGGCGCCGGGGGAGAACGAGGCCTCATCAAGTGGTCTCGCCGCGCTGATCCGGCGACCCGAACTGACCAGCCTGCTGGGCGCGGTCATCATCTTCGCCCTGTTCATGATCGTCGCCCCGGCCTTCCGCTCCTTCGACGCCTTCGCCACGGTGCTCTACGCCAGCTCGACGATCGGGATCATGGCCGTGGCCGTCGGCCTGCTGATGATCGGCAACGAGTTCGATCTCTCCGCCGGTGTCGCCGTGACCACCGCGGCACTGGCCGCGACGATGCTCAACTACAACCTGTGGCTGAACTCCTGGGTGGGCGCGGGGTTGGCGCTGCTGATCTCCCTGGCCATCGGGTTCTTCAACGGCTACCTGGTCACCCGGACCAAGATCGCATCCTTCCTGATCACCCTGGCCGCCTTCCTCATGCTCCAGGGCCTGAACCTGGCGGTGACCAAGCTGGTGACCGGACAGGT contains the following coding sequences:
- a CDS encoding substrate-binding domain-containing protein translates to MFQGSLRLRVVAAAALGAALVLTGCSATGGAPRPTAGAEGGGTVDTPRLVVSMVSHGAPGDTFWDLVRKGAEDAAQKNNIELRYSADPEVPNQANLIQSAIDSNVDGLAVTMPNADALGPVAQRAVDADIPVVGLNAGMERYQDFGLSGFFGQEERVAGTRAGERLAADGAAHVLCVIHEQGNSSQEDRCAGVADGMGGTGEVETIYVNGMDLTSVQSTLQAKLSQDPSIDWVMGLVTPVALTAVDSVNGAGSQAQIATFDTNAQLVDAVRNGDIQWAIDQQPYLQGYLAIDAIWLAHRNGSTVGGGRPVYTGPSFVDASNIDTIAEAAKEGLR